The stretch of DNA aatattgtttCAGCTACTCTATAATCTGGTTTTTTGTATGATGTGATTAGTTTTAGATTGCCACATGAACTAATTTATGCAGGCGTTGCAGTACTCATCTTCTTTGTCCCACCACCGATCGGTTGCTTTGGACAGCTTTAAACCTTTCTTTGTTAATTGTTACTTATACTTTTTTTTCACTCATGGACAGCTTAATTCTTACTTGTGCAGATATGTTTATCCTTCtatgaaatgaaaaacaaacaAGCAACAATGACATGGTTCACTAACAAAGTTGAGCGCTCACACTGGGAATAATGGTATATAAATTTGAATGTGGTGCAACAACCGAAAGTGCATTCTGGGAAGTCTCATCATTCAAAACTTGTAGTTGACCCAGGAGGTACAAGCATTGTCATGTGCTGTTTCCTGTCCATACTAATGCTTCATGAATGATTCATAAAGATATATGCCTCCCCTCTTTCCCACTGAACTTTCCCTCCAAATGATGACAGAGAGTAGTGCATTGGAGGAGAGAAGCCATCGACGGGCAGCACTGGAAGCATCTCTTCGGGAGGTCTTGTTTCAGATAATAAAATTTGTGAATGAGAGAAAAGATCATGTTCCCCCCATACCAAATCTCGAAGGTGTCTCTTTTCCCTATGAAATTACTATCTCAAGGTAAGTGCGGTTTGTTCATGGTACTGTTTTACCGATATGGTTGTTTATCTCAATATTTGCCACCTTCCTGAGCGGTAGATATTCCCCACTCCCTCCGTTGTACAGGcctttttactctttttttttattctttataataTGTTTTGACTATTTGGTGGCACTGTTTCTGAATGGCCATCTGTTTATTATGAAGTGAAAACATTCAGGTTGGTATGCAAAGAATGGAAATCTAATGTATGGGTCTCCTATTAAACTCTGtattttaacatattttctGTGAGTATGCTCCAAGTAGATAAAGTCTCATTTATCAATGATTGCGGGGATTTAATGTTGTTTGTTGTTGATGATCCAGGCCTTCTGGCTGGCAGCTATTTTGTTCGATGAGAAGATCCTgtggtagtttttttttttatgggatAAGTGTGTCAGAATATTTGTTCCAGTGCCCATAACTGTGAACATGATATGTCAAGAGGTGTAAGATTGTGTTCTGCATGCAACAGCAGCCCATTCCTAATCAATAGACATGACTGAGCTGTCAAAACCAGGAAGAGATTGCTGTATCTTGAACCTTTTGTTGTCTGCCCACATAGATAACTGCTTTGCTGACGTCCTCTAATTTGTTCTACGTATTGTTTTTGCTTAAATAGAATTCTTGATGTGGTGATTGCTTGAAACATATTAAGAAATGCCAACCATTGGATTGCTGATTTAATGGGGATATTGGCTTTGTTTCAGTTCATCGGATTCCGCATTTGGGATTGACATGTTTAAAAGGATGCTTCAGACTGGACATCCGACCATGCTTAGCTGATATATGAAGCGCCTCACTCTGAGCTGCCATTAGACCCCTCAAGCATGGGTAAAAATTGGTCTCTCTTTTATGTTAATGTTGATATTTAAGTGTGTATATACTATAGTAAGCTTTATAACCCTGAATAGAGAGCTGCTGAGATGAGCAAAGTTGATCTATCTGTAAAGAAGCGGTTGGTGtgtacatattattattattattattaaattcctctatgTTCTGCCTTTAGCATTTTCCTTTCGCTTTCGCTTTCCCATTCCCATTTCCTTTCAAGCGATCTTATCTTTTTCCGCCGCTGCCTTCTTCTACTTGTATAATGCCGTTGATGCAATTGCCAATGCCAGCCATTTTGCACCATTATTGATGAAAGTGACTCAGAGTCTGTCTGCCATTCATTTGAAGTGGCAAATTTGGACTTTGACTGAATTTGGATGATTGTGTGTCTACTTGTGGAATAACAGGCCATTTGGTGGAGAGTGGATTGGAATTGATTGGAGGAGCGTGGCCAGCCACATTAACTAGAAACAGGATAACCCCGGCCGCCAaaagtgaaaatgaaaatgaaaatgaaaaggcTAAAGTGGGGGAAATGGGAATTTCCAACAGGCGTAAGAGATCAGCaacttatataattattacccTAAGACATACTGACAAAGTGGGAAACTAACTTTTATACTTTATGAGGATCGTGATTAGAAGATTAAATCTTCAACATTAATTATGGGTAAAATTTGCATACGTTTTTTATTGAAATGGGAACTCGTTAGAGTACCATCtcagtaaaaatattattatttaacgtAAATAATAATATAGCACTTATGTATTAGATTAAAGATTTGTCATTATTGGACGCTTTTAAGTCCGATATTGTTGGTGTCAGCAAATAATGttaaattttctaaagaatttgaagatgatgattgttgattataattaattttagttttactattatttttattatatattgcaGTGACCGACAATTCTATTTCTGTCCGATTTGCTCCTCAATAGTAAAAAACAAGTAGGGCCGATTAATCGGTCGCTTCAACAGTTTCGTCGTTTTCCTTCCATATAATTAAATGTTGTAGCTCTCTTTCTATGTTGAGTCTTCCACGAAATTTCTTCGTATTTTATCCGTACCATATATATTCAGAGAAATTCTCTTTCGGGCTTCCTCGATCTTCCTCCCGTCAAAGCCGCCGGCTGCTCTAAGAAGAAGATCAGAGACAATACTTAATAATGAACAGTAGAACGCATTTTGTGCTGGTTCACGGGCTCTGCCATGGAGCCTGGTGCTGGTACAAGCTCGTCACTCTTCTGCAGGCTGCCGGCCACCGTGTCACCGCCGTGGACCTCGGCGGATGTGGGATCGACCCCCGGCGACTGGACGAGATCCCCTCTCTGTCCGTCTACGTGCAGCCCTTGATGGAGTTGATGGCCTCGCTGCCGCCGGTTGAGAAGGTGGTTTTAGTTGGGCACAGCTACGGGGGAATTCCCATTTCTCTGGCTATGGAGAGTTTCCCGGAGAAGATCTCGGCGGCGGTTTTCGTCACCGCCCTCATGCCCAGCTATAAAGAGCCTCCTGCGACTCTCTTACAAGTAACGccgattaattaaaaatgatatctttttcataaattaaaaatactaaaaaaaaactatggtaGCGtagtaataataaattaatttaattttagtttctaGAACTGATTTGATGGTTTTGAATTGGAAACTACAGATGTTCAAGGGGAGGACATGGGTAGAGGCTCTTCTGGACAGCCGACTTGAATTTGATGGAGGCCTGGAAAATCCGCCGACTTCAACAATCTTTGGTCCGGAATACATGGCTTCCTATCTCTATCAACACTGCCAACcagaggtatatatatatatatatatatatatttgttatgatAATGGGGTAGCTatgaatatacacacacacacactgcaTATATGCTTTGGGTGAAGCAGGATCTGGAATTAGCCAAAATGTTAGTGAGGCCAGGCGGGTTCTTTGTAGAAGACTTGAGCAAGGAAGGGTTGCTAAGTGAAGGCAGGTTTGGATTGGTGAATCGAATATACATAGTGTGCGAAGAAGGCGAAGTGGCCACAGAAGAATTCCAGCGATGGACCACCGAGAACAGCCCACCTCAACAAGTGATGGCCATTGCAGGAGCGGGCCACATGGCCATGCTTTCCAAACCCGAGGAGCTCTGCCTCTGCTTGCAGGAGGTTGCTGCCAAGTATGCTATAGcttgattttattatatatatatatatatatatattaatatatatattgccatatatatgcatacatatgcTTTGGGGATGTACGTGGAAGTTGAAGGGATATCATATCATGATATGCCATCTCGATCGCAAGTTTGAATGATACTAGCAATTtagcaaataaataaaatgataacaaTAAATACCAGTTAATTGTTGCTGCGCTTTTACTTGCTTGTTTCAGTTAAACTTATTCATCACATTATTACATTGATTATTATATTGGCGGGACAGTAGCAAGAATAATCTAGGCCTGAAATAGGGTTGTGTATCGCAATTCTGATAAATGGGTAATGCGTGGCAAGGTGGGCTGCATGGGTAAGACTAAGTCTTTGCTTATATTCTTGTTGAATAA from Diospyros lotus cultivar Yz01 chromosome 6, ASM1463336v1, whole genome shotgun sequence encodes:
- the LOC127803594 gene encoding methylesterase 10-like, which produces MNSRTHFVLVHGLCHGAWCWYKLVTLLQAAGHRVTAVDLGGCGIDPRRLDEIPSLSVYVQPLMELMASLPPVEKVVLVGHSYGGIPISLAMESFPEKISAAVFVTALMPSYKEPPATLLQMFKGRTWVEALLDSRLEFDGGLENPPTSTIFGPEYMASYLYQHCQPEDLELAKMLVRPGGFFVEDLSKEGLLSEGRFGLVNRIYIVCEEGEVATEEFQRWTTENSPPQQVMAIAGAGHMAMLSKPEELCLCLQEVAAKYAIA